The following proteins are co-located in the Alistipes sp. ZOR0009 genome:
- a CDS encoding lysophospholipid acyltransferase family protein, with protein sequence METVVVVIYLIAYIALSCILFIPALIVWLINLPFDREVRWLNSYRFWWGRLYFNISPGWTVSAEGMENIDATKQYIVVMNHQSALDIPFSTFIRSQFNWVSKFEVLYIPVIGWLMWMCRDIPIKRGTTKSTRMMMHAISEKIANGKSVLLYPEGTRTRDGKVKHFKEGAFVVAKSNKVGILPVVIEGTFDAMPRGKFGFKLSQEFRMKVLPEVSFESIKDLTPRQVAEQLEVMMRTVHQEMAPEKYK encoded by the coding sequence ATGGAAACAGTAGTTGTTGTAATTTACCTAATCGCTTATATCGCATTATCTTGTATTTTGTTCATCCCTGCTTTGATCGTATGGCTTATCAATTTGCCGTTCGACAGGGAGGTTCGTTGGCTTAACAGCTACCGCTTTTGGTGGGGGCGGCTGTACTTTAACATAAGCCCCGGCTGGACCGTAAGCGCCGAAGGTATGGAGAACATAGACGCTACCAAGCAGTACATCGTGGTGATGAACCACCAATCGGCCCTAGACATTCCATTTTCAACCTTTATTCGATCGCAGTTTAACTGGGTGTCGAAGTTCGAGGTGCTATACATTCCTGTTATTGGATGGCTTATGTGGATGTGCCGAGACATTCCTATCAAGCGCGGAACCACCAAGAGCACCCGCATGATGATGCACGCCATATCGGAAAAAATAGCCAACGGGAAGTCGGTACTCCTTTACCCAGAGGGAACCAGAACCCGAGATGGAAAGGTAAAGCACTTTAAGGAGGGAGCCTTTGTGGTAGCCAAGAGCAACAAGGTGGGAATACTGCCGGTAGTTATAGAGGGTACCTTTGATGCGATGCCCCGCGGTAAGTTCGGGTTTAAGCTCTCCCAAGAGTTTAGAATGAAGGTGCTTCCGGAGGTTAGCTTCGAATCAATCAAAGACCTAACACCGCGCCAGGTGGCCGAGCAGCTCGAGGTGATGATGCGAACCGTGCATCAGGAGATGGCCCCCGAAAAGTACAAGTAG
- a CDS encoding DUF1904 domain-containing protein, which produces MPLLRFKSVDQDKLVAISTKLVDELVEIVGSPRDYFSLEHIPSTFIMDGRIVKTNPIVEVAWFARTQEMQDKVAQCITNHLIKAGYLTVDVYFVKLKRERYYENGEHF; this is translated from the coding sequence ATGCCTTTGCTCAGATTTAAATCGGTTGACCAAGATAAGTTGGTTGCCATTAGCACCAAGCTGGTGGACGAGTTGGTTGAAATAGTTGGCTCTCCTCGCGATTACTTCAGCTTGGAGCATATCCCTTCGACCTTTATTATGGACGGACGAATTGTAAAAACCAACCCAATTGTGGAGGTCGCTTGGTTTGCCCGTACGCAGGAAATGCAGGATAAGGTGGCGCAATGCATAACCAACCACCTTATAAAGGCGGGGTATCTTACCGTTGATGTCTACTTCGTGAAGCTAAAGCGCGAGCGATACTACGAGAACGGAGAGCATTTTTAA